Proteins co-encoded in one Pelodiscus sinensis isolate JC-2024 chromosome 9, ASM4963464v1, whole genome shotgun sequence genomic window:
- the LOC142830551 gene encoding uncharacterized protein LOC142830551, which translates to MSQPSEGSQPSTAPHDQPGGSREPARGRKRRAPAWSSAEIVDLIEVWGEASNVHDLRTSHRNAAVYGRMAASLAARGHQRSREQVRCKIKDLRQSYSRACLPGADPEACPHFHALDRILGPHAVPAPRDVIDPGAEGPLLETEEEEEGSESQEPAASLPRTRDPRGTPQSRSPASSEAGEASTSAAPGPAGRTTPPAAAARARASRTARNQEDYQRRHLRFLDRQLRLQDHWVQEDLRLRQRSLEALEEQGRALRGHLQSLLDRFPFPPPPAPPLAPPLAPPAPPLSPPLAPPAPPAPPASAPASSTPPVLSAPPSTTIPHRRPRTRSVARRERQPDSHP; encoded by the exons atgagccagccatccgagggttcccagccctccactgctccccacgaccagcctggcggctcccgggagcctgcccgggggcgcaaaaggcgggcgcccgcctggtcaagtgcggagatcgtggacctcatcgaggtttggggggaagcctccaatgtccacgatctccgcactagccaccggaacgcggccgtctatggacgcatggctgccagtctggccgccaggggccaccagcgcagccgggagcaggtgcgctgcaaaattaaggacttgcggcagtcctactcccgggcctgcctgccaggggctgacccggaggcctgcccccacttccatgccctggaccgcatcctggggcctcatgccgtccctgccccccgggacgtgattgaccccggggcagagggaccgctcctggagacggaggaggaggaggagggctctgagagccaggagcctgccgccagccttcccaggacccgggacccccgaggcaccccacagagccgctcgcctgcatcatcagaggccggggaggcgtccacct ctgcagcaccggggcctgcagggcgcaccacaccgcctgcagcagccgcccgcgcccgggcaagcaggacagccaggaaccaggaggactaccagaggcggcatctccggttcctggaccgacagctccgtctccaggaccactgggtccaggaggacctcaggctgcgccagaggagtctggaggccctggaggagcagggccgtgccctgcgaggccacctccagagcctgctggaccgctttccatttcctcctccccctgctccccctcttgctccccctcttgctccccctgctccccctctttctccccctcttgctccccctgctccccctgctcctcctgcttccgctcctgcttcctccacaccccctgtcctctctgcccccccctccacaaccattccccaccgacgcccccggacccgcagtgtggcgagacgggagaggcagccggactcccacccctga